The genomic interval gttgaaccggccgggccggtctgggtctgacaaccttgctatTATGTCTCAGCACTCTGACACAATCTCAGCTGCCACTCGAATCACCGCTCGCCGGACACAATGGCCAGAGTTTTTGCCAATGCCTTGGAGACGATCACCGAGTCATCCACGCTTCACGCCCTTCAATATTTGGGACCCATATGGAGTGGAGTTGATAAGCAGCTTCGAAAGCTCTAGTACTCCTTGCTGCTTATCCAACCTCTTATTGAAGATGCAAAGGCGAGGCAGTTGACAGACAAGGCTGTTAGGTGCTTGCTTGTGTGGCTCAAAGATGCAATCTATGACGCTGAAGACATTCTTGACGAGGCCAAGACGCATGAACTACTCATCCAGCGCAAAGCAGAGCTTTCTCGTCGCCCAAGAAGCAAGGTGCGTGAACTCTTTTCTCTTGATTATAACCCACTCTTGTTTAAACTTCAATTGGGGAAGAAGCTCAGAAATGTTAATGAGAGAATAAATGAGCTCAATAAGGAAATGTACAAGTTCAAACTCAGGGTAGTTGAAAACAACAGCAAACCTTTGGGGAACAGGCCTCAAACCTACTCCTATGTGCATGAATCACAAGTCGTTATTGGAAGAGATAAAGATAAAGAGAAGTTGGTGCAGATGCTGATCCGTGATAGTTTTGATGAGAAAGTGGTTGTGGTTTCTGTAGTCGGTATATGGGTAAAATGACACTTGCTCAGTTGGTCTATAGAGATGAAGAAGTCCAAAAGCATTTCCAACTGCATTTATGGGTATgtgtttttgatgattttgatgtgCCAAAGCATGTTGGAAAGATCATACATACAGCTTCTGGGAAAAAGTGTAACCATACAAACATGGAGGTGCTGCAACGGAGGCTGCGAAAAGAATTGGGGCAGAAGAGATATTTGCTGGTATTAGATGATGTATGGAATGAAGATGTTAGTGCAACCACACTATTATTAGCAtaatttgacacatagtcaagatgacgtggcaatctacgtgacatggcaaaattgatgatttggagagtatggtgacatggcaaggagttctggcttgcaaggcaaactatcttgaagatcttgttgGAGTtattcaagaccatatttaggagatgtgattgaagactaaatatggaatgaaggctaattgaagacatgatttgaagaattcttgatgaagattgattaaagtctattaatgacaaaatttgaagaccaaacttgggtgaattgaagatcaagtttggagaatccttgaagaccaaacttggaagattgaagactaagtttggcaagtttcatggaagacgcacaaggacgtgcgccccttgcgaggggactgcgtgatgaggaactgaggaggtaggttagttgccggcagtcgggatcgggagatttggctgcatcgactcggactaagcatgaccgggaggttgatgggtcttgaggtcgtccgcaacgtaaccaaaactcagtcaagtcagcagtcaaggccatgttgcaacttatgttacaacaggagttacaACAGCTAGTTTtggaagatttttaaattagtagccacggaGATTCCAAAAGTGGTAtgcgctatatttgggacgttgagacgtctatataagctaccttgctcgtagattgtaagtgtgactcgtggaagagagtgtgtgagcactagataatctagagagggtagtgatctttattgttgagagagtgagtgacaagtgtttgtactcatgaaTTTTCACCTCTattagtggattatttatctcTGGGCTTGgtccccccagacgtaggcaagTGGATGcagaactgggttaccaatcttgtgtgtctccttcttgcttggtttgtgtgattgttctttgagtgttttgagtgttcactaaaccacaaaccacatcaccGGAACTAACAAATGGTATCAGAGCATTGGTCGCCATATTagctttggtttcaaagttgGTGAGGTCCTATCGAGTTCCATTAATGGCCGAAAAAGAAGGAACTTCCGTTACACGACCACCGTTGCttaatggatccaactatccatacTGGAAGGCATGCATGAAGGCTTTTATCAAGTCaattgatgagagtgcatgaaTTGCTGTAGAAGAAGGTTAGTCTCCTTTTACTCTACTTGATGAAGACGAGAAGAAGATCTTAAAGATGAAAAGCAACTGGAGTACAGAAGATATGCAAAGAGCTAATGCTAATGAGAAGGCTCTCAATGCAATTTTTAGAGGtgttgatgagaaccagttcaagtatattgcCACATGCGAGTGTACTAAGAAAGCTTGGGTGATTCTTTAAACTATTCATGAAGGCatcaacttggtaagagaatctaaactccaaatGTTGACAACCATGTTCGagaatctcaggatgggagaagatgagacgatagtcgtgttcaatgccaaattgatggacatatCAAATCAAGCCTACCAGTTTGGCAAGGAGTACACGGATAAGAAGCTAGTCCAGAAGACTCTTAGATCGCTTCCAAGGAGGTTCGATGCTAAAGTTgctgcaatagaagaagcaaaagatatcacaactatgagacttgatgagttgatgggatCTCTACAAGCCTATGAGATGAATCTAAATTTaggtagaagagaagaagatatatCTTTGAAAGCTGAAGCAACAAGCCCAAAAGAGTTACAACAGActgaagacaaagaagaagaagaagaagaagaagaagaagaaattgccATTTTAACGAGGGAATTGTGTAGATATTTCAGAAAAATCATGAAAGAAGACAAAGCTGATGATGCAATCAACAATCATACTTATTTACCTGCTGTGCTAAAAAACGTCAAAGGTTTCAGAAATTTCAGTGCTTTTGCAAGTCCAGTTATAACATCAATTGCAACATCTGGAGAAACTGTTTGTGAAGAGATTACTGAAACCGATCTTCTGCATAGGTATGAACTCATGATAAATAAACTTGACAAAATgttattacaaaacaaaaaacatgcaAAAGAATTGAAAGAATGTCAAGAAAAGCTGAACAATGCTGAAAAGGCCATTAATAAAGGAAAAGCCAAGATTGAGGAGGTACCTTTTCAAACAGGTGTGACGCAACACCATATAAAAGAGACACAGGAGGCatgaaaataaacaagagaagtataataagaaaaagagacGACAAAGAAGACAagtatgctttcattgtggaaaaAGAGGCCATATAAGACACGAGTGCTACCAACTAAAGGAAGATATGAAGAATGGTAGAGTAtttggaaaaacaaagaaatggaTTCCTACATGTCATTACTGTGGTGTCAAAGGGCACATTCATCTAAGatgttggaagatgaagaaagatatGAAAGAAGGCAAACATAAGAAGTAGACACCATATaccagagaaaagaagaaagaaagcaagaagatatGGGTCAGAAAAGAAGATCTAGTGGGATactcttcaataaaaaaaacctcaaaagaCAACTGGTATTTTGACAGTGGTTGTTCAAGACACATGACAGGTGACAAAGgttttttgatgaattataaAGAATGTCCAATTGGGCATGTAACTTTTGGTGATGGTCAGAAAGGTCAAGTAAGTTGGAAAAGGAACATTGATGGTTCCTGGGTATCCAAGACTGAAAAACATTCTGCATGTAGAAGGACTAAAGGTAAATCTTCTGAGTATAAGTCAATTATGTGATCGAAATTTGGTGGTAAAATTTACTCATGACAGATGTGTGGTCTATGATGAAGCTGGTCAGTGTGTTTTAACTGGTTCAAGATCTTCAGATAATTGCCATTTGATAGAGAAGTTGGAATTCTGTTATAACACATTTTGCGACATAACTGAAATTTGGCATTAAAAGCTTGAACATCTAAACTTCCGAAACCTGATGAAGATTACAGAAATGAAAGTTGTTAAGGAAGTACCCAAGCTCACGAAAAAGGAAGATGGTGTATGCGGACCTTGTCAACTGGGAATGCAAAGTCGTGCTTCTTACAAAGCGGTGCAAGACATTAGTACAACGAGAGTGCTAGAACTCTTGCATATTGATCTCATTGGACCCACACAAACAGAAAGCTTGTTAAGTAAAAGATATGTATTCGTGTGTGTTGATGAGTATTCCAGGTACACCTGGGTGGACTTCCTCAAGGAGAAATCAGATACTTTTGGAGCcttcaagaagttatgcatgcaaCTTCAAAATGAGAAAGAGTGTCAAATTGGGAAGATTGTCAGAATCAGAAGTGATCATGGAAGAGAATTTGAAAATGCTCAGTTTGTAGAATATAGCAGAGATCATGGGATTCGTCATGAATTTTCAGCTCCaaaaactcctcaacaaaatggtgtgCTAGAAAGGAAAAATCACACTCTCCAAGAGATGGCTCGCATTATGTTGAATTCCAAGAAACTCTCTACAAGGTTTTGGACGGAAGCAATCAATACAGCATGCTACATCATTAATAGAGTGTACATTCGGCCTTCAACCAACATGACACTGTATGAAATTTGTAGAGGTAAAAGGCCAAATCTTAAATACTTTCACATATTTGGAAGCAAATGTTACATTCTGAATGATAGAGATCAGCTGGgaaagtttgacaagaaaagtGATGAAGGATTATTCATGGGATATTCAACTACTAGTAGAGCCTATCGggtgttcaattcaagaaccaaaaagatgatggaaactattaatgttgttgttgatgatttctctgatATGGAGACTCAAAGCCCATCAAGTGAGCCAAACAAGCCTATCACTCAGAATCATGAATCAGCAAATGAAGAGTTACATGCAGAACAAGAAGTTGCAACACAAGTTACAACACcaactacaacaacaaaaactgCTCAGGATTCAGATAGACAGCAAGTTATAACTGATGTTGCAACTGAAGTTACAACAGGAGAAATGATCTTAGAATCAGATAAAGAAGAAATtaacaatgaagaagataatgaagacaaCAGTCTTGAACCAtcctcaagaataaagaagaatcatcctaTTCAGAATGTGTTTGGTAATGTGactgaaggaaggagaaccagaAGCACTCAAAGAATTGATTATCGATAATTGGCCGGCTACACATGTTACATCTCTCTTATTAAACCAAAGAATGTCAAAGAAGCTTAAGTTGATGAATACTGGATGGCTGCAATGCAAGAAGAATTAAATCAGTTTGTTCGAAATGATGTGTGGACATTGGTCCCAAGGGCAAAGGATGTGAATGTTATTGGAACcaagtggattttcaagaacaagactgatgacaaaggcaacatcactagaaataaagcaagattagtggctcaaggatatactcaagttgaaggagttgattttgatgaaacatttgcaccAGTTGCACGCTTGGAATCCATCAGATTATTGTTAGCAGTAGCATGTTGTATGGGgttcaagctacatcaaatggatgtcaagagTGCTTTTCTAAATGGAGTTCTAAGTGAAGTAGTTTTTGTGGAGCAGCCAAAAGGTTTAGAAGATCCTCAACATTCAAATCATGTGTTCAAATTGAAGAAGGCTCTCTATGACTTGAAATAAGCTCCTCGGGCTTGGTATGAAAGGCTTACAAAATTCTTGCTTGAAAAGGGCTACCAAAGAAGGGGAGTAgacaacactttattcataaagAAGTCCAATTCAGATCTTATGGTGGCAcaaatatatgttgatgatatcatattttgttcaacatcacaaaagcaggtggatgagtttgttcatctaatgcaagaagagtttgaaatgagcatggtaggtgaactaaactactttttgggtttccaaatcaaacaatgcaaagAAGGAATTTTCATTTCTCAAACCAAATATGCACAGAacttggtgaaaaaaatttggCTTGGAAAAGGCTAGACATATGAGAACACCCATGAGTGTGAATCAGAAGTTGACAAAAGATGAGCATGGAAAAAATGTAGACCCAAGTCTTTATAGAAGCATGATTGGAAGCTTACTCTACCTCACAGTCAGCAGGCTAGATATGTCTTTCAGTGTTGGAGTTCGTATACGATATCAAGCAACACCGAAGGAGTCTCATTCGAAAGCTATTAAACGTATCATTAAATATGTTCATGGTACTACAGAATATGGAATTTGGCATTCAAAAGACTCCAACTCACATCTTGCGGGTTATAGTGATGCAGATTGGGCAAGAAacattgatgatagaaaaagcacCTCAGGAGGATGTTTCTACCTTGGTAACAACTTGGTAACATGGTATAGCAACAAGCAAAGTTCTATTTCCCTCTCCACTGCCGAGGTTGAATACATAGCAGCAGGAAGTTATTGTACACAATTGTAGTGGATGAAGCAAATGCTTGAGGACTTTGGCTTACAACAAGGGCTATTGactatattttgtgacaacaaaagtgcaATTGATATATCTAAGAATCCAGTCCAACATTCTCGTACCAAACACATTGATCTTCGACACCACTTTATACGAGATCTGGTAGAAAACAAGACAgttgttattgattatgttgCAACAGAAAAGCAATTGACAGACATCTTTACCAAACCCCTTGATTCAACAAGATTCGAAAAGTTGAGGGGTGAAATTGGCCTTTACCAACTTTAATCTCTATTTGGAACTGCAAACTACCTGCATCTGCTACAGTTTATTAATGTCGTTTGCAATAGGAAGAAGGAGTTCTAAAGACAGGGGAGAGCTGATGACCAGGATTTCTGAAGATAGGGGGAGTTGTTGAAGAAGCTGTAACAAGTCTTGCAACAACCAGTGAAGACTTTGGCATCAATTCAgacacaaagggggagaagttAACTAGTACAAGAGTTCCAAACCGACTGCTCTACTTGGGTGTATTTGTTTGTGCTTAATTTGTACATCACTAGTTGCGGTATAATCAAGTATTTTGTAAGCAACTGGatgattttctttagtttgtaaaTTGTGTGTCCCAGTCAAGTTGTAACAAGATGTTGTAACAAGAGTTAGTCTGGGTGCAAAAGCaattgtgtcaaattatgccaaaggggggattgttagtgcaaccgcactattattggcataatttgacacatagtcaagatgacgtggAAATCTATGTGACATGGCAAAATTGATGACTTGGAgagtatggtgacatggcaaggagttttggcttgcaaggcaaaacatcttgaagatcttggtggagttattcaagaccatatttaggagatgtgattgaagactaaatatggaatgaaggctaattgaagacatgatttgaagaatccttgataaagattgattgaagtctattaagggcaaaatttgaggaccaaacttgggtgaattgaagatcaagtttggagaatcctTTAAGATCAAACtcggaagattgaagactaaatttggcaagtttcatggaagacgcacaaggacatgcaccccttgcgaggggactacgtgatgaggaactgaggaggtaagCTAGTTGCCAGCAGTTgagatcgggagatttggctgcatcgactcagactaagcatgatcgggaggttgatgggtcttgaggtcatccgcaacgtaaccagaactcagtcaagtcagcagtgaGGGCCATGTTggaacttatgttacaacaggagttgcaacaactaagtttggaaagtttttaaattagtagccgcggagattccaAAAGAGATATGTGCTATGtatgggacgttgaggcgtctatataagctaccttgcttgtagattgtaagtgtgactcgtggaggagagtgtgtgagcactagataATCTaaagagggtagtgatctttattgttgagagagtgattgacaagtgtttgtactcttgtattttcacctctattagtggattgtttatcttctGGCTTGGCCCCCCCAGACATACGCAAGTtgatgccgaactgggttaccaatcttgtgtgtctccttcttgcttgatttgtgtgattgttctttgagtgttttgagtgttcactaaaccacaaaccacatcaccGGAACTAATAGAAGATTTCCAAATATGGGATGCTCTTAGAAACATGTTACTCGATGGAGGAGAAGGAAGCAGAATTCTTGTCACCACACGCAATCAAGAATGCTCTCGAGTGATGGATGCAAAGAAACATTATATATTAAACCTTTTATCAAAAGAAAGCTCTCAGGTTTTGTTTGAACAGAATGCATTTGCTGCAGGTGCACCGAAGCCACAAAAATTAGTGGAGATTGGTAAAAGGATTGCTGAGAAATGTGGAAGATTACCACTTGCTATACAAGTGTTGGGGTGTATTATGTGTTATAAGAGAGAAGAAAGTGAATGGCAGGCCATGTTGGAAAATATTGAAACATGGAAGTTTCAACAtacgaaaaataaaatcatgccaGAGCTGTGGCAAAGCTATGTTGATTTGCCTACTCATTTAAAGAAATGTTTTGCCTTTTGCGCCATATTTCCAAAGGATTACAATATTGAGGAAGTGAAGCTGATTCAGTTATGGATGGCTCATGGGTTTATTGCATCTCAAAAAGGAGACAATATGGAAGTTAAAGGGCGAGAGATTTTTAGGGAGTTGATAAAGCGATCTCTTTTGCAAAATGAGTGCTTTGTTCATTCAAGTAAAAAAGGAAGTGTGTGTAAGATGCATGATCTCATCCATGATCTGGCATACTTTGTTATGGAGAATGAATGCTTCCCATCATTGAACATCAGTGCAGGTCCCGAAATTCTAATATCACTATGTCATTTGACTTTTTATGCTGACTCTTATGTTGACGAAAATTATTACCAAGGTGATTGCTCCATCATTCATACTGTGCGATATTGTCCAGGAAACTTAAGTGTGTTGTCAAAGCTGAAGTTGCTGAGAGTGCTTGACTTGAGTTATGCATACATTGATGGGTTGCCTGCATCGATAGAGCATTTGCATCATCTAAGATACCTCGATATTTCTTATACTCTTATTAGGAAACTACCAGAATCCATCGGTATGCTAGTTAATCTGCAGACATTTACTCTCTATGGTTGTCGTGAACTTTCTGAGCTTCCCAAGAgcataacatacatgaacaatATTAGACACCTTCTTTTTTATTGTAGTACACAGTTGGAGGCATTCCCTGCTAATTTGAGTCAATTACCAAACTTGAAAACACTACTAGTACATAATGTAGAAGATGATGTAGAGAACAATATTAGACAATTAAAGTCCTTGAATCCCTTCGGTGAACTTGCTTTGTATAATCTCCAGAAGGTGAAGAATGCTGATGATGCTAGAAAAGCTGATACGGGTAACAAACAATATATTCACACGTTAATTTTAAGTTAGGGAAAATTAAGATAGGGACCTGATGACATATGTTGGGGGGGTGGAAAATACAGAGGAGGTGTTGGAAGCCTTGAAACCTCACAATAAAGTAAAAGAACTTAGTGTTAGATATTATCCGAGCAAACAATTTCCGATGTGGATGAGAGAGAGGAAACAATTCTGATATCTACTTCAGATCACACTATATGGATGCGGAGAATGGGATAAGCTCCCTCCACTAGAGATATTACCCTGTCTTGAGCATCTCAGGCTGTTGAAAATGGATGGCATCAAACACATTGTTAATGTCAGAGAAGGCAATGTACCGCAATCATTCCCTGCATTGAAGAAGTTGATTTTAGATGGAATGAAGAACTTAGAGGGGTGGTGTGTGGAGGAGGCTGGAGAGGCAAATCTATACTTGCTTCCGGGCCTCATTCAGATAAAGATTACTAAATACCCCAAGTTGACAACAACCATGACATCCATTCCAACTCTCCAAGAGTTACATATGGATAATTCATTCTGTGAGACACAAATCTCTGGCATGTCCTGGGAAAGAAGGTTCTTCAAGCATTTGAAATCTCTTCGGAGTTTGAGTATAAAATATTGTACCGAGGAGTTGGTTTTATTGctggaaaatgaagaggatATAAGAGCCATGAAGTCATCACTTGAGAGTTTAGAGATTTTTTATTGCAATCAGTTATCATTGAGATTGGTTTTGCAGAACCTTCCATCTCTAAGAGACCTACAGGTGAAGTCGCTTGAAAAGCTAGTGTCTTGGCCAGACGAGTTGCAAGGCATGAACTCCCTCAATAATCTGACAATTAGTTCTTGTAAGAAATTGACCAGTATATCATCACAAGGTGACTGCGGTCCACCTTTTCTGAAGTGTCTTTGGGTTTTTGGCTATGATGCCCTTAGAGAATTGCCCATGTGCCCCAAATCTCTCCAATCCTTGATTATTACCGATTGTCGAGTAATGGAGTCTTTGTGGCCAGAAATGGGGCACCTTACTTCTATCCACATTAGAAGTGTGTGATTGTCCCAAGCTAGTGTCTCTATCAGATAGGATGCAAGCCCTCACTTACCTTGAGTTTCTAAGTATTCAAGATTGTCCTGCACTGAAGACATTCCCAGAAGGTCTCCAAGAACTATTTCCTACTCTAAAACAACTAATAATCGAAGGATGCCCGGAGCTAGAGAGGCTATGCAAGCCTAGAGGAGATTATTGCAACCTTTTCTCTACCATCTCATACAAGCGAATAAGTGAAGAGTCAGAGCCAGAAAAGATAACCCAAATTCCTCATGAAATTAGTACTGGTGCCAAACAAGCTATGAAGTGCATCGCCACAAATCAGTTCCTTCTATCAGCAATTTTGATTTGTGCTATTgccttttttataaatttcctTTCCAACCAACTTGGTAGCCAGGAGCCATTTTctccctttttctttatttattttttgttttcaattcttGGTTTTTAGTTTGTTGATCTCTTTtcatatagaaaaagaaaacgaTATTATCTACTTCTGCATCTCATTTCAAACCAAAAATATGATGATTAATTTTGGCATTTCTTGTCAAGAGAATCATCATTTTAATTAGAATCCGTATAAGTACTTGCAGGGTTGAGCTAGTCCTCCTCTAGTATATTTGAATTCAGAGAAAATGGAGggaaaatagactttttttaattattcataaccacTTGATGCAGTATAAATCCACCTTTGCAATCAATGTACCTAGACTCTTGTGGTGTGTAAACATGATGTGATTCCGATTCTTAGAACTTCTTTCAATTTGTCGGATTGTTCAAGCATTCTAATCCTTCTATTAGTTAGTATACTCTTGTAGGTGTAgcattatttgtatttatataagtCATGGGACTGAGGCAAGTGTTCAAATCCTTTTCAAATCCTCTGTTCTCAATCCACACGGCATTTCCCAGCCTAGGTTATGCACAAGATTTGTAAGAGCAAACTCAATTGTGGCAACTGCAAACTGCATTCCTCCACAAATCCTTCACCCGACACTAAATGTGATAAGAAATCtaaataactattcataaatCTCTCTACTTTTTCTGGTCATCAATGTGCATAATGGTGTCTTGAGGAAGTAGCAATGGAGTTGGAGATACTGTCTTACCACTTTTTCTCAGACACAAGACCTTACTTCCCTTCCTACTCTGTTTATTGAAGATTGTCTAGGGCTGAAGTCTTTCCTAAAAGGCCTTCAACCCCATCTTGCTGACATTACTGTTGGTAGACCACTAGCTATATTGTTCTCTTTCCTatgtttgtatatttatttatttatttatttatttttgtttcttatgttttgggTAAAAGGATGAGCAAGAGTTATCCCCCCAACATGAAGACAAGGCCCTGAGAGTCTGAAATCAGAATGTAATGAAAGAGTATCATTTCCAAGTATTGGTTCAATTAGCAAATTTGATGCCATTTGGTTCGAGCTCCATTGCAAACATGTTAGCTTTCCTCTGCTATGTCTTCTGAGCGTCTTCTGAGCGACCTTTGTGCTTTGTGCATCCCCTGATCTTCACGCGTCTGTCtccccttgccatggcaagtgggAGCCAGTCTTGTCCCCCCACTCCTCAGAGCAGATCCTGGTCTCAAATTGGCTCTTCACTCAGCCAATCCTCCGACAACTCACCGCTGCATAATGTTCACCTTCTGAATAAACTCAGGGCTTTCACTACCAGCTTTGTTCGCCTGGATAATGATGCTATTAACCGTGGCCTATCGAAATTCCAGTATGCTTTGTATGGGAAGTTGTTTGGTAAGCCTTCACCTTTTGAACAGGTCAAGACTACTCTTCTCACCAAATGGTCTGATATAGGTGAAACGTTCATCTCCAACCTACGGAACGACTTCCTTCTAATATGTTGTACCTCTGAGAATGTGATGAAGCGTCTTCTACTTGAAGGACCATGGTCCGTCAATGGATTAATTCTACAACTTTTGCCATGGAAACCTTTCTTGAGCCTTCTTTTGCTCAACTTAACACCACAGTGATATGGGTCCAGTTCCAAAACCTTTCGATTGAATGCTGGGAGGGGGAGACATTGGAGACCATTGTCGGTAACTTTGGTAACCTCATCAAGGTCAACTAGTTCACATCCACACTGGTAAGATCAAGATATGCTCGCATTTTCATTGAGATTGATTTATCTAAACCTCTCTTCAGGGGTTTTTGGGTAGGAGATGACATTCATCGGGTCTTCATCGTGGTCATGCATGAGAGATTGCCAACCTTCTGCTACAATTGTGGACTCATTGGGCGTGGGAGTAATTCATGCAAACGATCAACTCCATCATGGACCGGTGAAATCTCTTTGCCCATTCGCTAGATGCAAATACCAGTGGAGGGGTCTAACCAGACCCCACTTGGAACTGATCAGTGCATGGATATCTGCGAGCAACCTGTTCAAACTTTGCTTTCTGACGGCCCTTCGGAACAAAACATACCAGAGATGGACTATGGGCCTTGGCTTGTTGTTTCTCACCTGCGTGGCCATGCTCGTGGTCATGGAGGTGGAGCTCGTGCCACTCACATGACCACGAGAACAGCAGCCGAGACAATTACTCCAATTACCGATTCCCGAGGTACCAACTCTCTCAACTTACATGGCGGGCATAGAAACTCTGACAGTGGGCGGTACTCCGTTTCTCACACTCCTCACAGTTACCCAAGCTCTGACCCCCCTCCTTCCACTTCCACTACCCCACAGCTTGCAAATCCAACCGTTGGATCCCTCGAGATCTCCCCCACCCACATCGAGAATTGTCCTCTATGTCACAGCATTTCCCCAGAGAACATTTCCATTTCCCACGCCACCACACTGATAGCCTTTCCTAATCAAATCATCCCTTTTCGTAGAGATCGAGATGTTGGAAAGTCCCATACCTCTGATAGGCCTCACTCACCACCCTCTATTCTTCGCTCCTCTCTTCCATCTCTCTCCTTCCCCCCTAATTCATTGGGCTCTTCTCATAACTCTTTGGTCGAGAGAGTATCTAATGCTCTTAAATCTGGGGATATAGAAGAGGATAGcgatgaggatgatgatttGGAGGATGAAGATGAGGATGGCATGTCCGAAGGTGATCCTAACAACGACAGTCCCGATGATTCTATGACATCGGTCCAATATCAGGAAGAGGCTCGTAGTGATGCACACATAAGGAAAAGCACGCTTGTTGCTAAAGTCTCACCGAAGAAACGAAGGATGGAAGATGGGAGCTCACGCTCCTAAGCCTCTGTTCTGGCCATCTTTTTCTTATGGGTAAGAAGTTTCTATCTCTCTCCTTTATTCAATTGATTTTATGAATTGTGCTAAATTTATTTGCTAGAACTGCAGAGGAA from Dioscorea cayenensis subsp. rotundata cultivar TDr96_F1 chromosome 7, TDr96_F1_v2_PseudoChromosome.rev07_lg8_w22 25.fasta, whole genome shotgun sequence carries:
- the LOC120265180 gene encoding putative disease resistance protein RGA3, whose product is MDLLTQGQRIVARDSRLMLINREIISQAYWDSMAGEINEKLQECSQIFLAYSLLLIQPLIEDAKARQLTDKAVRCLLVWLKDAIYDAEDILDEAKTHELLIQRKAELSRRPRSKVRELFSLDYNPLLFKLQLGKKLRNVNERINELNKEMYKFKLRVVENNSKPLGNRPQTYSYVHESQVVIGRDKDKEKLVQMLIRDSFDEKVVVVSVVGIWHVGKIIHTASGKKCNHTNMEVLQRRLRKELGQKRYLLVLDDVWNEDVSATTLLLA
- the LOC120265181 gene encoding putative disease resistance protein RGA3, whose amino-acid sequence is MSVNQKLTKDEHGKNVDPSLYRSMIGSLLYLTVSRLDMSFSVGVRIRYQATPKESHSKAIKRIIKYVHGTTEYGIWHSKDSNSHLAGYSDADWARNIDDRKSTSGGCFYLGAPKPQKLVEIGKRIAEKCGRLPLAIQVLGCIMCYKREESEWQAMLENIETWKFQHTKNKIMPELWQSYVDLPTHLKKCFAFCAIFPKDYNIEEVKLIQLWMAHGFIASQKGDNMEVKGREIFRELIKRSLLQNECFVHSSKKGSVCKMHDLIHDLAYFVMENECFPSLNISAGPEILISLCHLTFYADSYVDENYYQGDCSIIHTVRYCPGNLSVLSKLKLLRVLDLSYAYIDGLPASIEHLHHLRYLDISYTLIRKLPESIGMLVNLQTFTLYGCRELSELPKSITYMNNIRHLLFYCSTQLEAFPANLSQLPNLKTLLVHNVEDDVENNIRQLKSLNPFGELALYNLQKVKNADDARKADTEWDKLPPLEILPCLEHLRLLKMDGIKHIVNVREGNVPQSFPALKKLILDGMKNLEGWCVEEAGEANLYLLPGLIQIKITKYPKLTTTMTSIPTLQELHMDNSFCETQISGMSWERRFFKHLKSLRSLSIKYCTEELVLLLENEEDIRAMKSSLESLEIFYCNQLSLRLVLQNLPSLRDLQVKSLEKLVSWPDELQGMNSLNNLTISSCKKLTSISSQGDCGPPFLKCLWVFGYDALRELPMCPKSLQSLIITDCRVMESLWPEMGHLTSIHIRSV